The nucleotide sequence GTGTACGAGCCGCTGCCCGCGAGGACCACGGTGTCGGCGCCTGCGACGGCGTCGAGGCCGTGCGGGACGACGAGGTCGAGACCGCCGGTGGTGGGGACGGGCCCGGGGTCGGGGGCGCAGATGACGGTCTCGTAGCCGGGTGCGCCGTCGATCTCGACCTTGCCGAACAGCATCTCGGGGATGGCCAGGTTGAACATCGAGACGGGCGGGGCGGCGATCACGGCGACGCGCCGGACGCGGGACTCGACGGGCATGGCCAGAACCTCCGGGCATATGGCATTCGGGCCACTACTGTATGGCGCCGCCGATCATGAAGCTGGGGGCATGACCTCGACCGAACTCGCACGAGCCTCCGTTGTCCCCGCCGCACCTCCTGCCGCCCCCTCCCGCTCCCCGGGCCCGGCCCTGGCCGCCGCGATGCTCGGCTTCGCGCTCATCACCCTGGACACCTCCGTCGTGAACGTCGCGCTGCCCGCGATCGGCGCCGACCTGGGGGCGGGGATGTCGGGCCTCCAGTGGGTGGTGGACGCGTACACGCTGGTGTTCGCCGCGCTGCTGCTGTCCAGCGGGGCGCTCGCCGACCGGGTCGGGGCGAGCCGGGCGTACGGCTGGGGGGCCGTCGTCTTCGTCCTGGCCTCCGCCGCCTGCGGTCTGGCCCCCGGCCTGCCGGCCCTGCTCGCGGCCCGTACGGTGCAGGGCGCGGCGGCCGCGGTGATGCTGCCGGCCTCCCTCGCGCTCGTCCGGGAGGCGTACGGCGATCCCGGGCGGCGGGCCCGCGCGGTGTCGCTGTGGGCGGCCGGCGGCACGCTCGCGGTGGCGCTGGGGCCGGTCGCCGGCGGGGCTCTGACGACGGCGTGGAGCTGGCGGGGCGTCTTCTTCGTCAACCTGCCGCTGGGCCTCGTGGCGCTCGCGCTGCTGGGCCGGGTGGCGCGCTCGGCCCGCCGGCCCGCGCCGCTCGACCTGCCGGGACAGCTGACGGCGATGACGGCGCTCGGGGCGCTCACCTTCGCCGCCATCGAGGGCGGCACGGAGGGCTGGTGGGCGCTGGGCCTCGCGGTCGTCTCCTTCGCCGCGTTCCTGGTGGTCGAGGCGCGGCGGCGGCACCCGGTGGTGCCGCTGGGACTGTTCCGCAACCCGACGGTGGCGGTCGCGGTGGCGGCGGGCTCGGCGAACAGCGTGGCCTTCTACGGGATGCTCTTCGTCTTCAGCCTCTTCTTCCAGCAGGTGCTGGGGCTCTCGGCGCTGGGCGCCGGGCTGATGTTCCTGCCGATGACGGGGCTGCTGGCCGGGGTGAACATCCTGTCCGCGCGGGCGGCGGCGCGGTACGGGGCGAGGCTGCCGATCGTCGTCGGCCAGGCGGTCGCGGTGGCGGGTCTGCTCGGGCTGCTCACGGTGGACGCGGACACCTCCCGCCCGCTCCAGGCCCTGCTGCTGGTCCCGCTGGCGCTCGGGGCGGGCTTCTCGCTGCCGCCGCTGATCGCCTCGATGATGGAGGCGGTCCCGGCCGAGCGCGCGGGCACGGCGGCGGGCCTCCTGAACGCGGTCCGGCAGACGGCGGGCGCCCTGGCGATCGCGGTCTTCGGCTCCCTCGCGGCCGCGTCCGTGGAGGCGGCGCTGCGCACCGGACTCCTCGTCAGCGCGGCCCTGCTGGCCCTGACCACCCTGCTCTCCCTGCGGCTTCCGGGGCGTCTTCCGGGCCGGGCCTGAGCGGCCCCGCCCGGGCCCGGCGGCGGGACCCGCTCAGGCCCCCTTGCGGTACTGGCCGGGAGCCACCCCGTACGCCCGCTTGAAGGCCTTGGCGAAGGCGAACTCCGAGGAGTAACCGGAGCGTTGGGCGACCGCGCGGAGGGGGAGGTCGTCGGTGCGCAGCAGCCGGCCCGCCGTGGTCATGCGCCACCAGGTGAGGTACGCGAGGGGCGCCCGGCCGACCAGGGTGGTGAAGCGGCGGGCGAAGGCGGCCCGGGACAGGCCGGTGAGCGCGCCGAGTTCCTCGACCGTCCAGGCGTGCGCGGGGTCGCCGTGGAGGGCCCGCAGCGCGCCGGCGACGGCCGGGTCGGCGAGGGCGGCGGACCAGCCGGTGGAACGGTCGGGGCGCTCGGTGAGCCACCAGGTGCGCAGCAGGTACAGCAGGAGGGTGTCGAGGAGGGCGGGCACGATGGCGTCGGATCCCGGCTGGGGTTCGGCGAGTTCGGCGCCGAGCAGGTCGACGGCGGCCCGCAGCCGGGGGTGGGCGCCGACCCGGGCGGGGAGGTGGACGAACGGGGGCAGGTCGGTGAGCAGCGGGTGGGCGCGGGCGCGGCTGAGCTGGTAGGCGCCGCACAGGAGCAGGGTCTCGTCGGCGCCGATCGGGCCGCGGTCGGGCGGGGTGGGCCAGGAGCCGTCGGGGGCGGGCAGGGCGTCGACGAGGGGGGTGCCGGGGTGGTCGGCGAGGCCGTGGCCGGTGCCGTGGGCGAGGAGGACGACGTCGCCGGGGCCGAGTCTGACGGGGGCGGCGTCGTCCGGTGGCAGCAGCCAGGCGGTGCCCTGGAGGACGACGTGGAATCCGGCGCCCTTGCCGGGAGGGAAGCGGATGCCCCAGGGGGCGAAGCGGACGGTGCGGGAGGAGTGGGGGCGGCCGGTGCGCATGGCGGCGATGGCATCGCTCAGTACGTCCATGGTGGGAAACGGTAGCGGGCGAGACGATCGGACATGGTGGGAAGCCAAGGAGACATGGATCGTCTTTCCGGCCCCTCCTAACGTCGAGGTCATGACGACAACAGGCATGACGACGAAGGCGGTTCTGTTCCACGAGCTGGGCGGGCCCGAGGTGCTGACCGTGGAGGAGGTGCCGCTGCCCGCGCCCGGCCCCGGCGAGGTCCTGGTCCGGGTCGAGGCGATCGGGCTCAACCGGGCCGAGGCGCTGTTCCGCGCGGGCACCTACTACTACCCGGCCACGCTGCCGGGTTCGCGGCTCGGTTACGAGGCGGCGGGCGTGGTCGAGGCGGTGGGCGCCGGGGTCACCGCGTACGCCCCGGGCGACCCGGTGATGGCGGCGGCCAACTTCGACTTCGGGGTCCACGGGGTGTACGCGGAGCGGGTGGTGCTGCCCCAGGAGTACGTGGTGGCCCGGCCGGAGGGCGTGGACGCGGTGACGGCGGCGGCGGTCTGGCTGAGCTACTTCACCGCGTACGGCGGGATGGTGCTGACCGGCGGTCTCGGAGCGGGTGAGCACGTGGTGATCACGGGGGCGTCCAGTTCGGTGGGCACCGCCGCGCTCCAGGTCGCGCTGCGGGTCGGCGCGGTGCCCATCGCCACCACGCGCACGGAGGCCAAGCGGAAGCGGCTCCTGGAGCTGGGGGCCGCGCACGTGGTCGTGACGGACACCGAGGACCTGGTCGGGGAGGTCCGCCGGATCACCTGCGGGGCGGGCGCGGACCTGGCGTTCGACGCGATCGGCGGGCCCGGCTTCGCCCGGCTCGGGGACGCGCTGCGGACCGGTGGCACGGCCGTGCTGTACGGCTGGCTCGACCCCCGGCCGACCGAGCTGTCGCGGAACTGGCCGCTGACCACGCACACGTACGCGAACGGGGAACTGGCCAGGAGCGAGGAGGGGCGCCGGCGGGCGGCCGGTTTCATCGGTTCGGGGCTCAGGGACGGCTCCCTGGCGCCGGTGATCGCCGAGACCTTCGACGGTCTGGAGCGGATCGCCGACGCCCATCGGCTGATGGAGTCGAACGCGCACCTCGGGAAGATCGTGGTGCGCGTCCCTTCCTGACGGAGTCAGCGCCTCGGAACTCCCAGCGGGTTGCCGTCGCGGAGTTCGGGCGGCAGCAGGTGGCCGGGGGTCGACTGGTAGGTGACCGGACGCAGCCAGCGCTCGATCGCGGTCGCCCCGACCGAGGTGGAGGTGGAGGTGGTGGCCGGGTAGGGGCCGCCGTGGTGCTGGGCGGCGGCGACGGCGACGCCGGTGGGCCAGCCGTTGACGAGGACGCGGCCCGCGAGCGGGGTGAGTTCGGCGAGGAGCGAGGCCGCGTCGGCGTCCTCGCCCCGCTCGGCGATGTGCAGGGTGGCGGTGAGGTTGCCGGGCAGCCGGGAGAGGACCTCGCTGATCTCCGTACGGGAGTCGTAGCGGGCGACGACGGTGACCGGGCCGAAGCACTCCTCCAGGAGGAGGTCGTGGCCCTCCCCGTCGGGGCCGCCGGTGAGCCGTGCGGCGTCGACGGCGAGGACGCCGGCGCTGACCGTGTGGGTGCCGCCAGGGCCCGGGGTGACGGGGGCCGCCACCCCGGCGAGGGCGGCGCGCTCGGCGGCCCCGGCGACGAAGGCCTCGCGCATCCGGTGGTCGAGCAGGACGGCCGGTGCGGCCGCGGAGACCCCGGCGGCGAGGGCGTCGAGGAAGCGGTCGCCCGCCTCGCCCGTGGGGGCCAGGACGAAGCCGGGCTTGGTGCAGAACTGGCCGGCGCCCAGGGTCATGGAACCGGCCAGACCGGCGCCGATCTCCTCGGCCCGCTCCTCGACGGCGGCGGGGGTCAGCACGACGGGGTTGAGGGAGCCGAGTTCGCCGTGGAAGGGGATGGGGACGGGCCGGGCGGCGGCGGCGTCGAAGAGGGCCCGGCCGCCGCGGACCGAGCCGGTGAAGCCGGCGGCCGCGACGAGCGGGTGGCGGACCAGTTCGACGCCCGCGTCGAAGCCGTGGACGAGGACGACGACGTCCTCGGGGAGGCCCGTCTTGGCGGCGGCCCCGCGGAGCAGGGAGGCGCAGAGCTCGGAGGTGGCGGGGTGGTCCGGGTGGCCCTTGACGACCACGGGGCAGCCGGCCGCGAGGGCGCTCGCGGTGTCGCCGCCCGGGACGGAGAAGGCGAGCGGGAAGTTGCTGGCGGCGTAGACCGCGACGACGCCGAGCGGGATCTTCCAGCGGCGCATGTCGGGCCGTGGCGGGGTGGCTCCGGGGTCGGGCAGGTCGATCCGGACGTCGAGGAAGGAGCCCTCCTCGACGACCTCGGCGAAGGCCCTCAACTGGGCGGTGGTGCGGGCGAGTTCGCCGGTGAGGCGGACCGGTCCGAGGGCCGTCTCGGCGTCCGCCGTCCCGACGATCCGCTCGCCGGCCCCGTCGAGGAGGTCGGCCGCGGTACGGAGGAAGGCGGCCCGTACGGTCCGGTCGGCGAGCGCCTCCCGGACCTGGTGGGCGGCCCGTACGGCCCGGTCGACGTCCGCCGCCGTGGACTCCGTCCCGACCCGCTCGCGCGGCTTCCCCGTCCGGGGGTCCACACTCCACACTGGTTCTGCCGCCACCGCCACGCCCCTGTTCGCTATTCTGAACACAGTTCCCGTAGATGAACGTATCTGACGGGACTCTAGGGACGGCCCGGCCGTCTCCACAAGGGGCCCCGTTCAGCCAGGTGGCCACGGGACGACCGGACGACGGAAAAGGGGCGAGGGTCATGGCGACAGCCGACGCGGGCGGAGCGCAGGTGAAGTCCGCGGTGCGGACCGTGGAGCTGCTCGAATACTTCGCCGGACGGCCCGGAATGCACTCGCTGGCCGCCGTCCAGGAGGCCGTCGGCTACCCCAAGTCCAGCCTGTACATGCTGCTGCGCACGCTGGTCGAACTCGGCTGGGTGGAGACCGACGCGACGGGCACCCGGTACGGCATCGGGGTGCGGGCGCTGCTCGTCGGCACCTCGTACATCGACGGGGACGAGGTGGTGGCCGCCTCCCGGCCCACCCTGGACCGGCTCTCCGACGACACCACCGAAACCATCCACCTCGCACGCCTCGACGGCACCAACGTGGTCTATCTGGCGACCCGTCAGTCCCAGCACTACCTGCGGCCGTTCACCCGGGTCGGGCGCCGGCTGCCCGCGCACTCGACCTCACTCGGCAAGGCGCTGCTCGCCACCCACACCGACGACCAGGTGCGCAAGCTGCTCCCGGAGACCCTCCCGGCGCTCACCGAGCACACGATCACCGACCGCGAGCAGCTCATCGAGGAGCTGCACGCCATCCGCGAGCAGGGGATCTCGGTGGACCGGGAGGAGAACACCCTGGGGCTGCGCTGCTTCGGCGTCGCGATCCCGTACCGGACCCCCGCGCGGGACGCGATCAGCTGCTCGGTGCCGGTGGCGCGGCTCACCCCGGCCCACGAGCAGATGATCAAGGACGCGCTCTTCGACGCGCGCGACCGGCTGACGCTGGCGACCCGCCGCCTCTGACCGCACGGCCGGTCAGCCGCGCTCGGCCAGTGCCTTCTGCCAGGCCGGGCTGTCCACGTAGTGGTTGTCGTACTGCTCCGAGGAGGCCTTGATCTCCTCGAAGCTCGCCTCGCCCCGCATGACCCGGCCGAGCAGGCGCAGGTAGTCGAAGCGGGCCATGCCCGGCGTGAAGACGAACAGGACGTCCGCCTCGGCGCCGGGCGCCGCCGCGAAGGCGTGGGCGGTGTGCGGCGGGACGAGGAGGAAGTCGCCCTTCTCCAGGACGGAGAGCTCCTCGCCGACCAGGACCTGGAGCGAGCCGTCGATGACGTAGAACATCTCCGAGGCCTTGGTGTGGAAGTGCGCCGGGGCGCCGACCGCACCCTCGGCGAAGGTGGAGCGGTAGCTGGTGAGCTGTCCACCGGTGGTGCCGGAGTCGGCGAGGAGGGTCATCACGCTGCTGGGGTCCGCCGTGGTCTCGGCGTCGGCGGCGCGGGTCAGGAGCGGGGCGAAGGGCGCGTTGTTGTCGTTCATGATCACTACTCTAGAGCGGCATTGACCACCCCGAAGGGTGCAATCGATCTAGAAAAACGTGGGTCAATTTCATCCAGGCGCCGCCCGCCCCTCCCCCAGGCGCCGCCCTCCCCTCCCCCGCGCGGCGGAGGCGGATCACCGGCGGGCAGGACGCGCCGCCCCCGGTCCGCGGCCGAGCCTTGAGCCATGACCAGGACCGAACTCCTCCGCTCCCCCGCCGCCCCTCCCGAGGCCGGCATCAGCCCCGCCCGCCGGGCCCTGCGCGCCCTCGCGATCCTCGCCTGCGTCCCGTACATCGCGCTCAAGACCGCGTGGGTGGCGGGCAGCGAGATCGGCATCCCCGCCGGAAGCGCGCTCCTCGAACACCGCCAGATGATGATCGTCGCCAACGCGGTCTCGGTGGTGGCCGACGCCCTCGTGGTCGTCCTCGCCCTGCTCCTCACCCGGCCCTGGGGGCGGCGGGTGCCCGCCTGGCTCCTGGTGCTCCCGATGTGGGCGGCGACCGGGCTGCTCGCCCCGATCATGACCGGCTACCCCGCCCAGCTCGCGGTCGCCCTCCTCACCGGCGGCGAGCAGGCCGCCCCGCCCGCCGAAC is from Streptomyces venezuelae ATCC 10712 and encodes:
- a CDS encoding MFS transporter — encoded protein: MTSTELARASVVPAAPPAAPSRSPGPALAAAMLGFALITLDTSVVNVALPAIGADLGAGMSGLQWVVDAYTLVFAALLLSSGALADRVGASRAYGWGAVVFVLASAACGLAPGLPALLAARTVQGAAAAVMLPASLALVREAYGDPGRRARAVSLWAAGGTLAVALGPVAGGALTTAWSWRGVFFVNLPLGLVALALLGRVARSARRPAPLDLPGQLTAMTALGALTFAAIEGGTEGWWALGLAVVSFAAFLVVEARRRHPVVPLGLFRNPTVAVAVAAGSANSVAFYGMLFVFSLFFQQVLGLSALGAGLMFLPMTGLLAGVNILSARAAARYGARLPIVVGQAVAVAGLLGLLTVDADTSRPLQALLLVPLALGAGFSLPPLIASMMEAVPAERAGTAAGLLNAVRQTAGALAIAVFGSLAAASVEAALRTGLLVSAALLALTTLLSLRLPGRLPGRA
- a CDS encoding AraC family transcriptional regulator, whose protein sequence is MDVLSDAIAAMRTGRPHSSRTVRFAPWGIRFPPGKGAGFHVVLQGTAWLLPPDDAAPVRLGPGDVVLLAHGTGHGLADHPGTPLVDALPAPDGSWPTPPDRGPIGADETLLLCGAYQLSRARAHPLLTDLPPFVHLPARVGAHPRLRAAVDLLGAELAEPQPGSDAIVPALLDTLLLYLLRTWWLTERPDRSTGWSAALADPAVAGALRALHGDPAHAWTVEELGALTGLSRAAFARRFTTLVGRAPLAYLTWWRMTTAGRLLRTDDLPLRAVAQRSGYSSEFAFAKAFKRAYGVAPGQYRKGA
- a CDS encoding zinc-dependent alcohol dehydrogenase family protein, encoding MTTTGMTTKAVLFHELGGPEVLTVEEVPLPAPGPGEVLVRVEAIGLNRAEALFRAGTYYYPATLPGSRLGYEAAGVVEAVGAGVTAYAPGDPVMAAANFDFGVHGVYAERVVLPQEYVVARPEGVDAVTAAAVWLSYFTAYGGMVLTGGLGAGEHVVITGASSSVGTAALQVALRVGAVPIATTRTEAKRKRLLELGAAHVVVTDTEDLVGEVRRITCGAGADLAFDAIGGPGFARLGDALRTGGTAVLYGWLDPRPTELSRNWPLTTHTYANGELARSEEGRRRAAGFIGSGLRDGSLAPVIAETFDGLERIADAHRLMESNAHLGKIVVRVPS
- a CDS encoding aldehyde dehydrogenase (NADP(+)), with amino-acid sequence MAAEPVWSVDPRTGKPRERVGTESTAADVDRAVRAAHQVREALADRTVRAAFLRTAADLLDGAGERIVGTADAETALGPVRLTGELARTTAQLRAFAEVVEEGSFLDVRIDLPDPGATPPRPDMRRWKIPLGVVAVYAASNFPLAFSVPGGDTASALAAGCPVVVKGHPDHPATSELCASLLRGAAAKTGLPEDVVVLVHGFDAGVELVRHPLVAAAGFTGSVRGGRALFDAAAARPVPIPFHGELGSLNPVVLTPAAVEERAEEIGAGLAGSMTLGAGQFCTKPGFVLAPTGEAGDRFLDALAAGVSAAAPAVLLDHRMREAFVAGAAERAALAGVAAPVTPGPGGTHTVSAGVLAVDAARLTGGPDGEGHDLLLEECFGPVTVVARYDSRTEISEVLSRLPGNLTATLHIAERGEDADAASLLAELTPLAGRVLVNGWPTGVAVAAAQHHGGPYPATTSTSTSVGATAIERWLRPVTYQSTPGHLLPPELRDGNPLGVPRR
- a CDS encoding IclR family transcriptional regulator encodes the protein MATADAGGAQVKSAVRTVELLEYFAGRPGMHSLAAVQEAVGYPKSSLYMLLRTLVELGWVETDATGTRYGIGVRALLVGTSYIDGDEVVAASRPTLDRLSDDTTETIHLARLDGTNVVYLATRQSQHYLRPFTRVGRRLPAHSTSLGKALLATHTDDQVRKLLPETLPALTEHTITDREQLIEELHAIREQGISVDREENTLGLRCFGVAIPYRTPARDAISCSVPVARLTPAHEQMIKDALFDARDRLTLATRRL
- a CDS encoding cupin domain-containing protein is translated as MNDNNAPFAPLLTRAADAETTADPSSVMTLLADSGTTGGQLTSYRSTFAEGAVGAPAHFHTKASEMFYVIDGSLQVLVGEELSVLEKGDFLLVPPHTAHAFAAAPGAEADVLFVFTPGMARFDYLRLLGRVMRGEASFEEIKASSEQYDNHYVDSPAWQKALAERG